CGAGCGCGAGGAAGACCTTCGGCGCCGCTCCGGTGGCAGGGTGCTCGGGGGCGTCACGCAGCATGGCGATGGCCTCGTCGACGCGGCCGAGGTTGCGCAGGGTCGAGGCGTGCTGCACGACCATCTGCGCGGCACGGGCCGGGTCGACGGCATCGAGGCCGGCCTCGGTCGCCGCGGCGTAGTGGACGTGGGCCTCGACCTCACGGCCGCCCGAGTCGTGGGCGCCACCGAGCTCGAACTCGCCCAGCGCGGGGTGAGGTGCATCGGCGGCCAGGGCCGTCATGCGCTCGATGCGCTGCTCGTCGTCGACGGTCTCGTCGGCCCAGAGGGCGGCGACGCGGTCTTCCCAGGCCTCGGTGCTCATCCGGCCACGGTAGCGGGCGGGGTGAGGCGCGCCTCCTCGGGGTGAGGCTCGCCTCCTCCCCAGCGACACCCGACCGGGATCTTGTCCCCGCGTTGACCTCCTGCTGACCGAGTGCTGACGCGCCTCCCGAGAGGCTTGATCCACCGCACACCCCGGGCCGGCACACCGGCCCCCTAGCGAAGGAACACGCACATGACCCGCCGTCGAATCGCCCTCCCCGTCATCGCCGTCTCCGCCGCCGCCGTCCTCGGCATCACCGGCTTCACGGCCGCGACCGCCGCCGCCCCCGACCCGGCCCGCGACTCCTCGACGGCCGAGAAGACGCCCCCGACGGCGGACGCCCCGACCGAGGCCGAGGTCAAGGCCCTCTTCGAGGACTGGAACGCTTCGCTCGCCACCGGTGACCCCACCCGGGTCGCCGAGCACTACGCCGAGGACGCCGTCCTGCTGCCGACGGTCTCGCCCGGCATCCACGACACCCCCGCCGAGCGCCTCGAGTACTTCGAGGGCTTCCTGCTCAACGAACCGCAGGGCGAGATCACCGAGAGCGTCGTCCGCGACCTCGGCGACGGGTACGTCTCGCACTCCGGCCTGTACACGTTCACGATGGGGGCGAGCGGCGACGTCGTGCCGGCCCGGTTCACGTTCGTCTACGCCGAGGACGACGGCGAGTGGCAGATCGTCGAGCACCACTCGTCGAAGGAGCCGGTGAAGGGCTAGGCGACCGTGCCCCGTCGACCGGGGCGCGCCTCCTGGGTTCGCCGTCCGTCCAGTCGAGGGTGAGATCGTCGACCGTGCTCGTTCTGCTCGTGGAAGACGATCCCGCCATCGCCGCCTCGCTGCGCGAGGGCCTCGCGCGCTTCGGCTACGACGTCGAGTGGGTGACGACCGGAGGCGAGGCGCTCGACGCCGACCCGCCCGGCGTCGTCCTGCTCGACCTCGGCCTGCCCGACATGGACGGCCTCGACGTCTGCCGACGCCTGCGAGCAAGGTCGAACGTGCCGATCATCGTCATCACCGCCCGAGGCGACGAGGTCGACACCGTCGCCGGGCTCGAGGTCGGTGCCGACGACTACGTCGCGAAACCGTTCGGCGTCCGCGAGATCGTGGCACGCATCCGCGCGGTGACCCGGCGCCACGGGGGCGACGCGACGGGCGAGGCCACCGAGCCCGCGCCTCCTGCCGTGGCACTCGGCGCCGTGAGCGTCGACGTCGCGGCGAGGCGGGTGCGCCGACACGACGCCGAGGTCGCCCTCGCGCCGAAGGAGTTCGACCTGCTCGTCGCCCTGGCCCGTCGCGTCGGCTCGGTCGTCACCCGGGAGGCGCTGATCGACGAGGTCTGGGACAGTCACTGGTT
This genomic interval from Frigoribacterium sp. Leaf415 contains the following:
- a CDS encoding response regulator transcription factor is translated as MEDDPAIAASLREGLARFGYDVEWVTTGGEALDADPPGVVLLDLGLPDMDGLDVCRRLRARSNVPIIVITARGDEVDTVAGLEVGADDYVAKPFGVREIVARIRAVTRRHGGDATGEATEPAPPAVALGAVSVDVAARRVRRHDAEVALAPKEFDLLVALARRVGSVVTREALIDEVWDSHWFGSTRTLDVHVSALRQKLGPEIAITTVRGVGFRLEHADAP
- a CDS encoding tetratricopeptide repeat protein, producing the protein MSTEAWEDRVAALWADETVDDEQRIERMTALAADAPHPALGEFELGGAHDSGGREVEAHVHYAAATEAGLDAVDPARAAQMVVQHASTLRNLGRVDEAIAMLRDAPEHPATGAAPKVFLALALHSAGRVDEALRVAIEAVEPTLPRYHRSVRAYAAALTER
- a CDS encoding SgcJ/EcaC family oxidoreductase; translated protein: MTRRRIALPVIAVSAAAVLGITGFTAATAAAPDPARDSSTAEKTPPTADAPTEAEVKALFEDWNASLATGDPTRVAEHYAEDAVLLPTVSPGIHDTPAERLEYFEGFLLNEPQGEITESVVRDLGDGYVSHSGLYTFTMGASGDVVPARFTFVYAEDDGEWQIVEHHSSKEPVKG